In Paenibacillus sp. BIC5C1, a genomic segment contains:
- a CDS encoding DNA polymerase III subunit alpha, giving the protein MSSFVHLHVHSEYSLLDGAARIPDLVNKAADLGMTTLALTDHGVMYGAIPFYKACVERGIKPIIGCEAYMTAGSRKERGSRKDQPIHHLILLAKNMTGYRNLMKLCSIGHLEGFHYKPRIDMESLAAHHEGIICLSACLGGEVPQHLLHGREEEAKRAALRYKNIFGADFYLELQDHGLSEQKRVNPQLIRLAAELDIPLVATNDAHYLSEEDAELQDVLICIGTGKTVDDENRLRIGTNQLYLKNEQEMARLFPHVPEALANTVRIAESCELQLEFGKSILPEYRPLPEGKTPSAYLRQLCEEGMEERYNESSRWTDTELRAELEQRLEYELRVIDSMGFSDYFLIVWDFIAYSHQQGIVTGPGRGSSAGSLVAYTLRITDVDPMKYNLLFERFLNPERISMPDIDIDFSDERRDEVIEYVAKKYGKAHVAQIITFGTMAARAAVRDVGRALNVPYGEVDKAAKLIPAQLGINIQRAMEATPELKALYETKPKTRELLDMAMKVEGMPRHASTHAAGVVISRDPLTDAVPLQEGSEGTALTQYSMENLESIGLLKMDFLGLRTLSIIERCLRWIGENSEIPDFRHIPDDDALTYEMLGRGDTMGIFQLESAGVRRVLKELKPSVFEDIISVLALYRPGPMEFISKYIQGKHGQIEVDYPHADLETILKDTYGIIVYQEQIMQIASRMAGFSLGEADLLRRAVSKKKREVLDLERGHFVQGSLKQGYSEAEADLVYDMIVKFANYGFPRAHAAAYGVLAFQTAYLKAHYPIHFMASMLTAVMGSHRKVAEYVVECRRMDIEVLPPDVNESGILFTPVLTSSSKTSADQAAETQRLEGEQGENGTASPTMAHAVHDDYYSGQAEYGEAPLPDDPGPAPDEDGSSYEWQAATTVPEHTEDRINSGVVTVSTAERLHGTGKEGASHSEQHEMSAVQEKDGLSVQNSDADTATGAIRFGLAAVKNVGTQAMESIMIVRQERPFDSLLDFCRRVDLRVCNKRVIESLIQAGAFDTLPGHRAQLLAMLDETVEAALKWRKEREDLQIQLFDFVETPNWEIEYPEIPPYSGSQQLELERELLGLYLSGHPLDDYEDVLESSGADRIMELTEAADDTMAVAAGMVVSVKSITTKQGKAMAFMELEDQIERCEVVLFPEVWRRSQQHVGKGELLVVRAKVQQQDEGFKLLAEEVAPLSPAALEQQLRSRERRGKPGSGSASRPTASPRQAAGAGAGAQRSSSGVSAGAARSSGSQGPAATHSAAGGPGAANASEAASVARRAAEAAGGTEQSRGPRAVEQRVFVKITPQAENPELLARLKQLLQQHSGPVATVLFYEQHQKLLALSDAYRIKPSPSLFSEMEKMLGDGTVKIK; this is encoded by the coding sequence ATAGTGAATATAGTTTGCTGGACGGCGCTGCGCGTATACCGGATCTCGTGAATAAGGCCGCGGATCTCGGAATGACTACGCTGGCATTGACCGACCACGGTGTAATGTATGGTGCTATCCCTTTCTACAAAGCATGCGTCGAGCGGGGAATTAAGCCGATCATTGGATGTGAGGCTTATATGACTGCAGGGTCTCGCAAAGAGCGGGGAAGCCGGAAGGATCAGCCGATCCATCATCTGATTTTACTGGCCAAAAATATGACGGGTTATCGCAATCTGATGAAACTATGCTCCATCGGACATTTGGAAGGCTTCCATTACAAACCACGTATTGATATGGAGAGTCTGGCTGCTCATCACGAGGGTATTATCTGTTTAAGTGCTTGTCTGGGGGGCGAGGTTCCCCAGCATTTGCTGCATGGACGTGAGGAAGAGGCGAAGCGTGCGGCGCTGCGTTACAAAAACATTTTTGGTGCCGATTTCTATCTGGAGCTGCAGGACCACGGGCTATCTGAGCAAAAAAGAGTGAATCCCCAACTGATTCGTCTGGCAGCAGAGCTGGATATTCCATTGGTGGCGACCAACGATGCGCACTATCTGTCCGAAGAGGACGCGGAGCTTCAGGATGTGTTGATCTGCATCGGAACAGGGAAAACGGTAGATGACGAGAACCGGCTGCGTATCGGAACCAATCAGCTTTATCTCAAGAATGAACAAGAAATGGCGCGTTTGTTCCCCCATGTGCCCGAAGCATTGGCGAATACGGTTCGCATCGCGGAATCGTGTGAGTTGCAGCTGGAATTCGGCAAATCCATTTTGCCGGAGTACAGACCGCTTCCTGAAGGGAAAACTCCGTCTGCCTATCTGCGTCAGTTGTGCGAAGAGGGAATGGAAGAGCGCTATAATGAATCATCGCGTTGGACGGACACGGAGCTCAGAGCCGAGCTTGAACAGCGGCTGGAATATGAACTCCGGGTTATAGACAGTATGGGATTCTCGGATTATTTCCTGATCGTATGGGATTTTATCGCCTATTCTCACCAGCAGGGAATTGTCACCGGACCGGGTCGTGGCTCCTCGGCAGGTAGTCTTGTTGCCTATACCTTGCGTATTACAGACGTTGATCCCATGAAGTATAACCTGCTCTTCGAGCGGTTTTTGAATCCGGAACGGATCTCCATGCCGGATATTGATATCGACTTCAGCGATGAACGGCGAGACGAAGTCATTGAATATGTTGCGAAAAAATACGGCAAAGCCCATGTAGCCCAAATCATTACCTTTGGTACGATGGCTGCCCGTGCAGCCGTTCGGGACGTCGGACGTGCATTGAATGTGCCTTACGGCGAGGTGGACAAGGCAGCGAAGCTGATTCCTGCACAGCTTGGCATTAACATTCAGCGGGCAATGGAAGCCACCCCTGAACTGAAGGCTCTGTATGAGACCAAGCCCAAAACACGTGAGCTGCTCGATATGGCGATGAAAGTGGAAGGCATGCCTCGTCATGCTTCCACGCATGCGGCGGGGGTTGTCATCTCCCGTGATCCGCTTACGGATGCCGTTCCGCTTCAAGAGGGGAGTGAGGGGACGGCCTTAACGCAATATTCCATGGAAAACCTGGAGTCTATCGGACTGCTCAAAATGGACTTCCTCGGTCTGCGTACCCTTTCGATTATTGAACGCTGTCTGCGCTGGATTGGGGAAAATAGCGAAATTCCGGATTTTCGTCATATTCCGGACGACGATGCACTCACGTATGAGATGCTTGGCCGAGGCGACACGATGGGGATATTCCAGCTTGAATCCGCAGGGGTGCGTCGTGTCCTGAAGGAGCTGAAGCCGAGTGTATTTGAAGATATTATTTCCGTGTTGGCCCTGTATCGTCCGGGCCCAATGGAGTTCATATCCAAATACATTCAGGGCAAACATGGCCAGATCGAAGTGGATTACCCCCATGCGGATCTCGAGACCATCCTTAAGGATACGTACGGCATCATTGTCTATCAGGAACAAATTATGCAGATTGCTTCCCGGATGGCAGGCTTCTCTCTCGGCGAAGCGGATTTGCTCCGCAGAGCGGTATCCAAGAAAAAACGGGAAGTACTGGATCTCGAACGTGGGCATTTCGTTCAGGGCAGTCTGAAGCAAGGGTACAGCGAAGCGGAGGCAGACCTGGTCTATGATATGATCGTCAAGTTCGCCAACTACGGTTTCCCGCGTGCCCATGCCGCTGCGTATGGCGTGCTTGCTTTCCAGACGGCTTATCTGAAAGCACATTATCCCATTCATTTTATGGCATCCATGTTAACTGCCGTGATGGGCAGTCACCGCAAGGTGGCGGAGTATGTCGTGGAATGCCGACGTATGGACATTGAAGTACTTCCACCGGATGTGAATGAGAGCGGTATTCTGTTTACACCTGTACTTACATCATCTAGCAAAACTAGTGCTGACCAAGCAGCGGAAACCCAACGTTTAGAGGGAGAGCAGGGTGAGAATGGGACAGCAAGTCCAACGATGGCACATGCTGTACATGATGATTATTATTCCGGACAAGCAGAGTACGGCGAAGCACCTCTGCCAGATGACCCGGGCCCCGCACCAGACGAAGATGGTAGTTCATACGAGTGGCAGGCAGCGACGACTGTGCCGGAGCATACCGAGGATCGGATTAATTCGGGCGTAGTGACTGTTTCTACAGCAGAACGCCTTCATGGAACTGGGAAAGAGGGGGCCTCGCATTCCGAACAGCATGAAATGTCTGCTGTACAGGAAAAGGATGGATTGTCGGTTCAGAACTCTGATGCAGATACAGCAACCGGGGCGATACGATTTGGTCTGGCTGCGGTAAAAAATGTAGGTACCCAGGCAATGGAGAGCATCATGATTGTACGTCAGGAAAGACCGTTCGACAGCCTGCTCGATTTTTGTCGTCGCGTCGATTTGCGGGTATGCAACAAACGTGTGATTGAATCGCTTATTCAGGCGGGAGCCTTTGACACATTGCCTGGGCACCGCGCCCAATTACTGGCGATGCTGGATGAAACGGTGGAAGCCGCTCTGAAATGGCGCAAGGAACGCGAGGATCTACAAATTCAATTGTTTGATTTTGTCGAGACCCCGAACTGGGAGATTGAATATCCCGAAATTCCGCCTTATTCCGGGAGTCAGCAGTTGGAGCTGGAACGTGAACTGTTAGGTTTGTATCTGTCTGGTCATCCACTGGATGACTACGAAGATGTGCTTGAATCCAGCGGCGCAGATCGCATTATGGAGCTGACTGAAGCGGCTGACGATACGATGGCCGTCGCAGCTGGGATGGTTGTGTCTGTGAAGTCGATTACGACGAAACAGGGCAAGGCTATGGCGTTCATGGAGCTGGAAGACCAGATCGAACGCTGTGAAGTGGTTCTCTTTCCCGAAGTATGGCGGCGAAGCCAGCAACATGTTGGGAAAGGTGAACTGCTCGTCGTGCGTGCCAAGGTGCAGCAGCAGGACGAAGGGTTCAAGCTGCTGGCTGAGGAAGTGGCGCCGTTGTCACCGGCGGCACTGGAACAGCAGCTGCGCAGCCGCGAACGGCGCGGTAAGCCCGGCAGCGGCAGTGCTTCGCGCCCGACGGCTTCGCCACGGCAGGCGGCTGGCGCGGGAGCCGGAGCACAGCGCAGCAGCTCAGGCGTGAGTGCTGGAGCTGCACGCAGCAGCGGAAGCCAGGGCCCGGCAGCGACGCACAGCGCTGCGGGTGGACCAGGTGCGGCCAATGCCAGTGAGGCCGCTTCCGTGGCTCGACGTGCCGCTGAGGCCGCTGGCGGCACGGAGCAGAGCCGTGGGCCGCGAGCAGTGGAGCAGCGAGTGTTCGTGAAGATCACCCCGCAGGCGGAGAATCCAGAGCTTCTGGCCCGACTAAAACAATTGCTTCAGCAGCATTCGGGTCCGGTGGCGACGGTGCTCTTCTATGAACAGCATCAGAAGCTACTTGCATTGAGTGATGCCTACCGGATTAAACCTTCGCCCTCTTTATTCTCCGAGATGGAGAAGATGCTGGGTGATGGCACAGTCAAAATAAAATAA
- a CDS encoding phosphatidylglycerophosphatase A family protein: protein MSYEIVEAMLARRGVQIDAIAEIVYRLQKGYHPELTMDDCVTSVKSVLQKREVQYTLYTGIALDELAEKRLLPQPLQAIMEADESLYGVDETLALGITHVYGMIGLTSFGYLDKEKIGVIHDLNEAGPAIHVFLDDLVAGLAAAASARIAHKNIKAKKYPSDI from the coding sequence ATGTCATATGAAATCGTAGAAGCCATGCTGGCCCGGCGGGGTGTACAGATTGATGCAATCGCGGAAATTGTATATCGTCTGCAAAAAGGGTACCACCCGGAACTGACTATGGATGACTGTGTCACGAGTGTAAAATCAGTACTGCAGAAACGTGAGGTGCAATATACGCTATACACAGGTATAGCCCTCGACGAGCTTGCTGAGAAACGCCTTTTGCCGCAACCTTTGCAGGCAATTATGGAGGCGGATGAATCCCTGTATGGAGTGGACGAGACTCTTGCTCTTGGCATTACCCATGTATATGGTATGATCGGTTTAACCAGTTTTGGTTATCTGGATAAAGAAAAGATTGGTGTCATTCATGATCTGAACGAAGCAGGACCAGCTATACATGTTTTTCTGGACGACCTGGTTGCCGGGCTCGCCGCTGCTGCTTCTGCCCGAATTGCTCACAAAAATATTAAAGCCAAGAAATACCCATCGGATATCTGA
- the accD gene encoding acetyl-CoA carboxylase, carboxyltransferase subunit beta has protein sequence MFKDIFQKKRKYATIPSERALRGEGQEAGERPKREIPEGLMNKCSKCGTIQYSKELEKNLKVCPACGYHMRLNAMERIAMVLDEQGFVEHDADMISVDPLDFPGYSNKLEQQRLKSGLKEAVITGEGTIEGLPVVVAVMSFDFFTGSMGSVVGEKITRAIEHAIEKHLPLIIFSTSGGARMQESILSLMQMAKTSAALSRLDEQGGLYISVITDPTTGGVSASFASLGDIIIAEPGAVFGFAGRIVIEQTIRQKLPDDFQTAEFNLQHGQLDMVVHRKELRATLGKLLDMHSEKGGV, from the coding sequence GTGTTCAAAGATATATTCCAGAAAAAACGGAAGTACGCCACCATACCTTCCGAGCGTGCGCTTCGTGGCGAAGGTCAGGAAGCTGGAGAACGTCCAAAACGTGAAATACCTGAAGGGCTTATGAACAAGTGCAGCAAATGCGGCACGATTCAATATAGCAAGGAATTGGAAAAAAACTTAAAAGTATGTCCGGCTTGCGGTTACCATATGCGTTTGAACGCAATGGAACGCATTGCCATGGTTCTAGATGAGCAAGGGTTTGTGGAGCATGACGCTGATATGATCTCGGTTGATCCGCTTGACTTCCCTGGATATAGTAACAAACTGGAACAACAGCGCTTGAAGTCAGGACTGAAGGAAGCTGTCATTACGGGTGAGGGAACCATAGAAGGTTTGCCTGTGGTTGTTGCTGTCATGAGCTTCGACTTCTTTACAGGCAGTATGGGTTCGGTAGTAGGAGAGAAAATTACCCGTGCGATTGAGCATGCAATAGAGAAACATTTGCCTTTGATCATTTTCTCAACATCTGGGGGTGCCCGGATGCAAGAGAGTATTCTTAGCCTTATGCAAATGGCAAAAACAAGTGCGGCTTTGTCCCGTTTGGATGAACAGGGCGGTTTGTATATTTCGGTTATCACGGATCCGACGACAGGTGGAGTATCGGCTAGTTTTGCGAGCCTTGGTGATATCATTATTGCGGAGCCGGGAGCTGTATTTGGTTTCGCTGGAAGAATCGTGATTGAGCAGACGATCCGTCAGAAACTGCCTGATGATTTCCAAACGGCAGAATTTAATTTACAGCACGGCCAGCTGGACATGGTGGTCCATCGTAAAGAACTTCGAGCCACCCTTGGTAAGCTTCTAGACATGCATAGTGAAAAAGGAGGGGTCTAA
- a CDS encoding acetyl-CoA carboxylase carboxyltransferase subunit alpha produces MAGELPYEAPLVEMRKKIEELVQFGQEKGIDFTDEIARLEERYHRLEEEIYSGITAAQKMHLARHQQRPTALDLIQLIFTDFIELHGDRMFGDDLAVVGGLAKLNGKTVTVIGQQRGKDTKDNIARFFGSAHPEGFRKGLRLMKQANKFGRPIITFVDTKGAYPGNTAEERGQSEAIARNLLEMAKLSVPVIVVVIGEGGSGGALAMAVGNRVLMLEHAIYSAISPNGAASILWKDASKADQAAEAMKITAKDLLEMEVIEEIIPEPRGGAHRDYEESAAAISEALVRHLDEMKGWSGDQLKQDRYEKFRKIGSVTFEPEVQIEVPQVPVEVDTAGNLSGNAE; encoded by the coding sequence ATGGCGGGTGAGTTGCCATATGAAGCGCCTCTGGTTGAGATGCGCAAAAAGATCGAAGAGCTCGTACAGTTTGGACAGGAAAAGGGTATTGACTTCACCGACGAAATTGCCCGCCTTGAAGAACGTTATCATAGACTCGAAGAAGAGATTTATTCCGGTATAACAGCTGCTCAGAAAATGCATCTGGCGCGGCATCAGCAGCGTCCGACGGCATTAGATCTGATCCAATTGATATTTACCGATTTCATTGAGTTGCACGGCGATCGCATGTTCGGAGATGATCTGGCGGTTGTTGGCGGACTGGCGAAGCTGAACGGAAAAACAGTAACGGTCATTGGCCAACAGCGGGGGAAAGATACGAAGGATAACATCGCCCGTTTTTTTGGGAGCGCACATCCGGAAGGATTCCGAAAAGGACTGCGCTTGATGAAGCAAGCGAACAAATTTGGTCGTCCAATTATTACCTTTGTTGATACTAAAGGGGCGTATCCGGGTAATACTGCTGAAGAGAGAGGTCAATCGGAAGCTATTGCACGTAACCTGCTGGAAATGGCGAAGCTCTCGGTGCCTGTTATTGTAGTGGTCATCGGCGAAGGTGGTAGCGGCGGGGCACTAGCTATGGCTGTGGGTAATCGTGTGTTGATGCTGGAGCATGCAATTTACTCTGCGATCTCTCCGAACGGTGCTGCTTCCATTCTTTGGAAAGATGCATCCAAGGCAGATCAGGCGGCCGAAGCGATGAAAATTACGGCCAAAGACCTTCTGGAGATGGAAGTCATTGAAGAAATAATCCCTGAGCCACGCGGCGGTGCTCATCGGGATTATGAAGAATCTGCGGCTGCAATAAGTGAGGCTTTGGTTCGTCATCTGGACGAGATGAAAGGATGGAGTGGTGACCAATTGAAACAGGATCGGTATGAGAAATTCCGTAAAATTGGATCAGTCACGTTTGAACCAGAAGTGCAGATTGAAGTCCCTCAAGTGCCTGTTGAAGTCGATACAGCAGGTAATTTGTCGGGAAATGCTGAATGA
- the pyk gene encoding pyruvate kinase — MRKTKIVCTIGPSSESLENTKKLIMAGMNVARLNFSHGDFDEHGGRITAIRQACEELNKTVAILLDTKGPEIRTGKLEVEPIELVQDEYITLTTEEILGTKERLSITYADLPSDVEPGSTILIDDGLIGLTVVEVQGTEIKCRIVNGGTIKSKKGVNVPGVAISLPGITEKDANDIVFGIEQGVDFIAASFVRKASDVLEIRELLEKHNAGHIQIISKIENQQGVDNLDEILEVSDGLMVARGDLGVEIPAEEVPLVQKRMIEKCNVAGKPVITATQMLDSMQRNPRPTRAEASDVANAIFDGTDAIMLSGETAAGKYPVESVLTMSRIAEKAESALPYQELYLKQRVAQQTTVTEAISQSVALSAQDLNAKAIITSTESGHTARMISKYRPESPIIAVTTEDRTSRRLALAWGVTPVKGRLVDSTDALFENAIEGGVKSGLVKEGDLVVITAGVPLGRSGSTNLIKVSQIPNNA; from the coding sequence ATGCGCAAAACAAAGATTGTATGTACGATTGGTCCATCCAGTGAATCATTGGAAAATACCAAAAAATTGATTATGGCCGGTATGAACGTGGCCCGTTTGAACTTCTCCCACGGTGATTTCGATGAGCACGGCGGACGGATCACAGCAATTCGCCAAGCATGCGAAGAGCTGAACAAGACAGTAGCGATCTTGCTGGACACCAAAGGACCGGAAATTCGGACAGGTAAACTCGAAGTGGAGCCGATCGAATTGGTTCAAGACGAGTACATCACTTTGACAACAGAAGAAATTCTGGGCACCAAAGAACGTCTTTCCATTACGTATGCAGATCTTCCGAGTGATGTTGAACCGGGATCTACAATTCTGATCGACGACGGTCTGATCGGACTGACTGTGGTGGAAGTGCAAGGCACTGAGATCAAATGCCGTATCGTTAACGGTGGTACGATCAAAAGCAAAAAAGGTGTTAACGTTCCGGGAGTTGCCATTTCTCTTCCGGGTATCACTGAAAAAGATGCCAACGATATCGTATTCGGTATCGAACAAGGTGTCGATTTCATCGCGGCTTCTTTTGTTCGTAAAGCAAGCGACGTCCTTGAGATTCGTGAATTGCTTGAAAAACACAATGCCGGACATATCCAAATCATCTCCAAAATTGAGAACCAACAAGGTGTGGACAACTTGGATGAAATCCTTGAAGTGTCCGATGGTCTGATGGTTGCTCGTGGAGACCTGGGTGTAGAGATTCCTGCGGAAGAAGTACCATTGGTACAAAAACGCATGATCGAAAAATGTAACGTTGCAGGCAAACCAGTTATCACAGCTACACAAATGCTGGATTCCATGCAACGCAACCCGCGTCCAACCCGTGCAGAAGCAAGTGACGTGGCTAATGCGATCTTTGACGGTACTGATGCAATCATGTTGTCTGGTGAAACAGCTGCGGGTAAATACCCAGTTGAATCCGTTCTGACCATGTCCCGTATTGCCGAAAAAGCAGAATCTGCTCTGCCTTACCAAGAGCTGTATCTGAAACAACGTGTTGCACAACAAACAACAGTTACTGAAGCAATCAGCCAATCTGTTGCCCTGTCAGCTCAAGATCTGAACGCTAAAGCGATCATTACTTCGACTGAATCCGGTCATACAGCACGCATGATTTCTAAATATCGTCCAGAATCTCCAATCATTGCGGTGACAACGGAAGACAGAACTTCCCGTCGTCTTGCACTGGCTTGGGGTGTAACACCAGTCAAAGGAAGACTTGTTGATTCCACTGACGCTTTGTTTGAAAATGCAATTGAAGGCGGCGTGAAATCCGGACTTGTAAAAGAAGGAGACCTTGTTGTTATTACAGCGGGTGTACCTTTGGGTCGTTCCGGTTCCACTAACCTGATCAAAGTAAGCCAAATTCCAAACAACGCATAA
- a CDS encoding thioesterase family protein yields the protein MQQQSNGSWYTARLRVRYQESDQMGVVYHANYLNWFEIGRTEMIRQMGYTYRKMEEQGLLLPVTGLDVKYHKPARYDDDIVIFTRIAAFSGLRLNYKYDIRRMTPDLNEQIGVGQRVWLSEESLPGERLVTGSTQHVWVNGDWKPVRLDKAASELYSALEKVWLSGKG from the coding sequence ATGCAACAACAGAGCAATGGCAGTTGGTACACGGCACGCCTTCGCGTGCGTTATCAAGAAAGTGATCAGATGGGTGTGGTCTATCACGCCAACTATTTGAATTGGTTTGAAATCGGTCGAACCGAGATGATTCGCCAAATGGGGTATACATATCGTAAAATGGAGGAACAGGGGTTACTGCTTCCGGTAACCGGACTGGATGTAAAATATCATAAACCTGCCCGGTATGATGATGACATCGTCATTTTCACCCGAATTGCTGCATTTAGTGGTCTGCGACTGAACTATAAGTATGACATAAGGCGCATGACTCCAGACCTTAATGAGCAGATAGGCGTTGGGCAACGAGTGTGGTTATCTGAGGAGTCCCTTCCTGGTGAAAGGTTGGTTACAGGCTCTACCCAGCATGTATGGGTCAATGGGGACTGGAAGCCAGTCAGGCTGGATAAGGCAGCTTCTGAGCTCTACAGCGCGCTTGAGAAAGTGTGGCTTTCAGGAAAGGGGTAA
- a CDS encoding FxsA family protein: MRKWMWALLLIIPVIELYGFILMSDWIGAGKTLLLMILTSLIGIAMLQFEGRKVLIDAKSEMERGKVPGRKMVDGLFIFVGGFLLLIPGFITDLIGFTLLFPVTRSVYRLFFLGWLEKKMRNGSIKFYRGPKQ, from the coding sequence ATGCGAAAATGGATGTGGGCCCTGCTATTAATCATTCCGGTGATTGAACTGTATGGTTTCATTCTTATGAGTGACTGGATTGGAGCCGGAAAGACATTGCTTCTCATGATTCTCACGTCCTTGATCGGTATAGCAATGTTGCAGTTTGAAGGACGAAAAGTACTTATTGATGCCAAATCCGAGATGGAGCGCGGTAAGGTGCCTGGAAGGAAAATGGTAGATGGACTATTTATTTTTGTCGGTGGTTTCCTGCTGCTGATTCCGGGATTTATCACAGATCTGATCGGTTTTACACTGTTGTTTCCAGTAACACGTTCAGTGTACCGCCTATTCTTCCTGGGCTGGTTGGAGAAGAAAATGAGAAACGGAAGTATTAAGTTTTATCGTGGTCCGAAGCAATAG
- the ytvI gene encoding sporulation integral membrane protein YtvI, which yields MDRIIMKRLLRGLWVIIATILIAVAIYLLFPLLYPFAIAWIIAYAMNPLVKLLQYKARFPRWLAVTLSLIIYFGAIVVVLSAAVTRMVKEVISLTTSFDLHVDEIKATFVRWTQNDTIQSLIGQINEFYKENPNYQETINSNISKTTETVGTAVTDLVTGFFNMILNLLTSLPNMGAVLIVVLLSTFFISKSWTRHSITVSGWVPSSIRKPITDIWNDLKKALFGYARAQLIMISITALFVMIGLLVLQVKSAFTIALLIGLVDLLPYLGVGLVMVPWAAYLLMNGDLYLGIGISVVYLIVLIARQIIEPKVLASSVGLDPLATLVGMFVGLKLFGVLGLIIGPVSLVILDAFNRANVFRDLRTYIINGRVR from the coding sequence TTGGATAGAATTATAATGAAACGCCTGTTGCGCGGCTTATGGGTGATTATCGCGACCATACTCATTGCTGTTGCCATATACCTGCTGTTCCCGTTGTTATATCCTTTTGCCATCGCCTGGATTATCGCCTATGCGATGAACCCTCTGGTGAAGTTGCTTCAATACAAGGCTCGATTTCCTCGCTGGCTGGCTGTAACCTTATCACTAATCATTTATTTCGGGGCCATTGTCGTCGTATTGTCTGCTGCGGTAACCCGTATGGTCAAGGAAGTCATCTCACTAACAACAAGCTTCGACCTTCATGTCGATGAGATTAAGGCAACGTTCGTCCGCTGGACTCAGAATGACACGATTCAGAGTTTAATCGGACAGATTAATGAATTTTATAAGGAAAACCCCAACTATCAGGAGACCATTAACAGCAATATTAGCAAAACAACCGAAACGGTAGGTACAGCAGTAACCGATCTAGTCACCGGATTTTTCAACATGATCCTGAACCTGCTCACTTCCCTACCCAATATGGGAGCCGTATTAATCGTGGTTCTGCTGTCAACTTTCTTTATTAGCAAAAGTTGGACCAGACACAGCATTACCGTATCGGGCTGGGTGCCCTCTTCCATTCGCAAACCGATTACCGACATATGGAATGATCTAAAAAAAGCGCTGTTCGGTTATGCACGAGCCCAGTTGATCATGATCTCCATCACCGCATTATTTGTCATGATCGGATTGCTTGTGCTCCAGGTTAAGTCTGCCTTTACGATCGCTTTGCTCATCGGTCTGGTGGATTTGCTTCCTTATCTCGGTGTTGGCCTCGTGATGGTTCCTTGGGCGGCATACCTGCTTATGAATGGAGACCTGTACCTGGGGATCGGTATCAGTGTTGTATATCTCATTGTACTGATTGCCCGCCAAATCATTGAACCCAAAGTGCTTGCCAGCAGTGTCGGATTGGACCCTCTCGCCACATTGGTTGGCATGTTTGTCGGATTGAAGCTGTTCGGTGTACTCGGTTTGATTATCGGCCCTGTCAGCCTCGTTATCCTTGATGCATTTAATCGAGCGAACGTATTCCGTGATCTCCGAACATACATTATTAATGGACGTGTCCGATGA